From a single Pseudomonas serboccidentalis genomic region:
- a CDS encoding pantothenate kinase — MILELDCGNSFIKWRVLNTAAGGLFAEGVVDSDQALVDSLHTFDGLSLRSCRLVSVRTSEETAALTRILERTFGVLVVCAKPASEMSGVRNGYDDYERLGLDRWLAMLGGFHLAAGACLILDFGTAVTADFIDAEGEHLGGFICPGMPLMRNQLRTHTRNIRYGDLAAERALTSHAPGRSTVEAVERGCSLMLRGFVLTQMELARSYWGEGFTVFITGGDAGLVADVVPDARVVPDLVFVGLAMACPLS; from the coding sequence ATGATTCTTGAGCTCGATTGCGGGAACAGCTTCATCAAATGGCGGGTGTTGAATACTGCCGCCGGAGGTCTTTTCGCGGAGGGGGTTGTCGACTCGGATCAGGCCTTGGTGGATAGCTTGCACACATTTGACGGTCTATCGCTACGAAGTTGTCGGTTGGTCAGTGTTAGAACGAGTGAAGAAACCGCTGCATTGACTCGGATTCTTGAGCGGACGTTCGGCGTATTGGTTGTGTGTGCCAAGCCCGCTAGTGAAATGTCTGGTGTCCGGAATGGATATGACGACTATGAGCGTTTAGGTCTCGATCGTTGGCTGGCAATGCTGGGTGGTTTTCACTTGGCAGCAGGCGCATGTCTGATCCTGGATTTCGGCACTGCTGTAACAGCGGATTTTATTGATGCTGAAGGGGAGCACCTGGGAGGGTTCATTTGTCCAGGGATGCCATTGATGCGAAATCAATTACGCACTCACACGCGCAATATCCGTTACGGCGATTTGGCTGCAGAGCGGGCCCTGACTAGTCATGCTCCGGGACGCAGTACTGTTGAAGCGGTGGAGCGTGGATGTTCGTTGATGTTGAGAGGTTTCGTCCTGACCCAGATGGAACTGGCTCGTTCCTATTGGGGAGAGGGCTTTACCGTCTTTATTACAGGTGGTGACGCTGGGTTGGTTGCAGATGTTGTGCCTGACGCACGAGTTGTCCCTGATCTGGTCTTTGTTGGACTGGCCATGGCGTGTCCTTTATCTTGA
- the betT gene encoding choline transporter BetT, whose protein sequence is MNPPVFYFAATVILLFGLVVIAMPEQAGAWLLAAQNWAANTVGWYYMLAMTLYLVFVVVTALSGYGKIKLGADHDEPEFSYLSWAGMLFAAGISITLFFFCVSEPLTHLAQPPQGEAGTADAARQAMQILFLHWGLHGWGVFAFVGMALAYFAYRHNLPLALRSALYPLIGKRINGPIGYAVDGFGIIATVFGLGADMGFGVLHLNSGLDYLFGIAHTQWIQVGLITLMMGAAIIVAVSGVDKGVRVMSDINMLLACALLLFVLFAGPTQHLLNTLIQNLGDYLGALPMKSFDLYAYDKPSDWLGGWTVFYWAWWIAWSPFVGLFIARISRGRTIREFVFGVLLIPLGFTLAWMSIFGNSAIDQVLNHGMSALGMSALDNPSMSLYLLLETYPWSKTVIAVTVFISFVFFVTSADSGTVVLSTLSAKGGSPDEDGPKWLRVFWGAMTALITSALLFSGSIDALKSAVVLTSLPFSLILLLMMWGLHKAFYLESQKQIAQLHSLAPVSGSRRGKGGWRQRLSQAVHFPSRDEVYRFMDTTVRPAIEEVTAVFVEKGLNVVTQPDPAHDNVSLEIGHGELHPFIYQVQMRGYFTPSFARGGMGSKQLNNRRYYRAEVHLSEGSQDYDLVGYTKEQIINDILDQYERHMQFLHLVR, encoded by the coding sequence ATGAATCCGCCGGTGTTCTACTTCGCCGCGACGGTCATTCTGCTGTTTGGTCTCGTTGTCATCGCCATGCCGGAGCAGGCTGGAGCCTGGTTGCTGGCGGCACAAAACTGGGCGGCCAATACGGTCGGCTGGTACTACATGCTCGCGATGACGCTGTATCTGGTCTTCGTGGTGGTCACCGCGTTATCGGGCTACGGCAAGATTAAACTCGGTGCCGACCACGACGAACCCGAATTCAGTTACCTGTCCTGGGCCGGCATGCTGTTTGCCGCCGGGATCAGCATCACCCTGTTTTTCTTCTGTGTGTCCGAGCCGCTGACGCATTTGGCCCAACCGCCGCAAGGCGAGGCCGGTACTGCCGATGCGGCGCGCCAGGCCATGCAGATCCTGTTTCTGCACTGGGGCCTGCACGGCTGGGGCGTGTTCGCCTTCGTCGGTATGGCCCTGGCGTACTTCGCCTACCGGCATAACCTGCCGCTGGCGCTGCGTTCGGCGCTCTACCCGCTGATCGGCAAGCGCATCAACGGCCCCATCGGTTATGCGGTGGACGGCTTCGGCATCATCGCCACGGTGTTCGGTCTGGGCGCCGATATGGGCTTCGGTGTGCTGCACCTCAACTCCGGTCTCGACTATCTGTTCGGCATCGCCCACACCCAGTGGATTCAGGTCGGCCTGATCACGCTGATGATGGGTGCGGCGATCATTGTCGCCGTCTCCGGCGTCGATAAAGGCGTGCGGGTGATGTCCGACATCAACATGCTGCTGGCCTGTGCGTTGCTGCTGTTCGTGTTGTTCGCCGGTCCTACCCAGCATCTGCTCAACACCCTGATCCAGAACCTTGGCGACTACCTCGGCGCCTTGCCGATGAAGAGTTTCGACCTCTATGCCTACGACAAGCCAAGCGACTGGCTCGGTGGCTGGACGGTGTTCTACTGGGCCTGGTGGATCGCATGGTCGCCGTTCGTGGGCCTGTTCATCGCACGGATTTCCCGTGGCCGGACCATCCGTGAGTTCGTCTTCGGTGTGTTGCTGATTCCGCTGGGTTTCACCTTGGCGTGGATGTCGATCTTCGGCAACAGCGCCATCGATCAGGTGCTCAACCACGGCATGTCGGCACTGGGCATGTCGGCCCTCGACAATCCGTCGATGAGCCTTTACCTGCTGCTGGAAACCTACCCATGGAGCAAGACCGTCATCGCTGTGACGGTGTTCATCAGCTTCGTGTTCTTCGTCACCTCGGCCGACTCCGGCACCGTGGTGCTCTCGACCCTGTCGGCCAAGGGTGGCAGCCCGGACGAAGACGGGCCGAAGTGGCTGCGGGTGTTCTGGGGCGCGATGACCGCGCTGATCACCAGTGCGCTGCTGTTCTCCGGCAGCATCGATGCGCTTAAGTCGGCGGTGGTGCTGACCTCGCTGCCGTTCTCTTTGATTTTGTTGCTGATGATGTGGGGGCTGCACAAGGCGTTCTATCTGGAGTCGCAGAAACAGATCGCGCAACTGCATTCGCTGGCCCCGGTGTCCGGCTCACGCCGCGGCAAGGGTGGCTGGCGTCAGCGCCTGAGCCAGGCCGTGCACTTCCCGTCGCGCGACGAGGTGTACCGCTTCATGGACACCACGGTGCGTCCGGCGATCGAAGAAGTGACGGCAGTGTTTGTTGAAAAAGGCCTGAATGTGGTCACCCAACCGGATCCGGCGCATGACAACGTCAGCCTGGAAATCGGCCATGGCGAGTTGCATCCGTTCATCTACCAGGTGCAGATGCGTGGCTACTTCACGCCGTCGTTTGCGCGCGGTGGCATGGGTTCCAAGCAACTCAATAATCGCCGCTACTACCGCGCTGAAGTGCACTTGAGCGAGGGCAGTCAGGACTACGATCTGGTGGGTTACACCAAGGAACAGATCATCAACGACATCCTCGACCAGTACGAACGCCACATGCAGTTCCTGCATCTGGTGCGTTGA
- the rplK gene encoding 50S ribosomal protein L11 codes for MAKKITAYIKLQVKAAQANPSPPVGPALGQHGVNIMEFCKAFNARTQGLEAGLPTPVIITVYSDRSFTFETKSTPASVLLKKAAGLTSGSARPNTVKVGTVTRAQLEEIAKTKNADLTAADMDAAVRTIAGSARSMGLNVEGV; via the coding sequence ATGGCCAAGAAGATTACCGCTTACATCAAGCTGCAAGTGAAGGCCGCTCAGGCTAACCCAAGCCCACCTGTTGGTCCTGCTCTGGGTCAGCACGGCGTGAATATCATGGAATTCTGCAAGGCTTTCAACGCCCGTACTCAGGGTCTTGAAGCAGGTCTGCCGACTCCAGTGATCATCACCGTCTACAGCGACCGTAGCTTCACTTTCGAAACCAAATCCACCCCTGCTTCGGTTCTGCTGAAGAAGGCGGCCGGTCTGACCAGCGGTTCCGCTCGTCCGAACACCGTTAAGGTTGGCACTGTTACCCGTGCTCAGCTGGAAGAAATCGCGAAAACCAAAAACGCGGATCTGACTGCAGCTGATATGGATGCAGCCGTGCGTACTATCGCCGGTTCTGCTCGTAGCATGGGCCTTAACGTGGAGGGTGTGTAA
- the tuf gene encoding elongation factor Tu, protein MAKEKFDRSLPHVNVGTIGHVDHGKTTLTAALTRVCSEVFGSAIVDFDKIDSAPEEKARGITINTAHVEYNSKIRHYAHVDCPGHADYVKNMITGAAQMDGAILVCSAADGPMPQTREHILLSRQVGVPYIVVFLNKADLVDDAELLELVEMEVRDLLSTYDFPGDDTPIIIGSARMALEGKDDNEMGTTAVKKLVETLDAYIPEPVRMIDKPFLMPIEDVFSISGRGTVVTGRIERGIVRVQDPLEIVGLRDTTVTTCTGVEMFRKLLDEGRAGENCGVLLRGTKRDDVERGQVLVKPGSVKPHTKFTAEVYVLSKEEGGRHTPFFKGYRPQFYFRTTDVTGNCELPEGVEMVMPGDNIQMTVTLIKTIAMEDGLRFAIREGGRTVGAGVVAKIIE, encoded by the coding sequence ATGGCTAAGGAAAAATTTGATCGTTCCCTGCCCCACGTCAACGTAGGGACCATTGGTCACGTTGACCACGGTAAAACCACTCTGACTGCTGCTCTGACTCGCGTCTGCTCCGAAGTTTTCGGTTCCGCAATCGTTGACTTCGACAAGATCGACAGCGCACCAGAAGAAAAAGCTCGCGGTATCACCATCAACACCGCACACGTTGAGTACAACTCGAAGATCCGTCACTACGCTCACGTTGACTGCCCAGGTCACGCTGACTACGTGAAGAACATGATCACCGGTGCTGCTCAAATGGACGGCGCTATTCTGGTTTGCTCGGCCGCTGATGGTCCGATGCCACAAACCCGTGAGCACATCCTGCTGTCCCGTCAGGTAGGCGTTCCGTACATCGTGGTTTTCCTGAACAAGGCTGACCTGGTAGATGATGCTGAGCTGCTGGAACTGGTTGAGATGGAAGTTCGCGACCTGCTGTCCACCTACGACTTCCCGGGCGATGACACTCCAATCATCATTGGTTCGGCTCGTATGGCGCTGGAAGGCAAAGACGACAACGAAATGGGCACTACCGCTGTTAAGAAGCTGGTAGAGACTCTGGATGCCTACATTCCAGAGCCGGTTCGTATGATCGACAAGCCGTTCCTGATGCCAATCGAAGACGTGTTCTCGATCTCGGGTCGCGGTACTGTTGTGACTGGTCGTATCGAGCGCGGTATCGTTCGCGTTCAGGATCCACTGGAAATCGTTGGTCTGCGTGACACCACCGTTACTACTTGCACCGGTGTTGAAATGTTCCGCAAGCTGCTCGACGAAGGTCGTGCTGGCGAGAACTGCGGCGTTCTGCTGCGTGGCACCAAGCGTGATGATGTTGAGCGTGGTCAGGTTCTGGTTAAGCCGGGTTCGGTTAAGCCGCACACCAAGTTCACTGCAGAAGTTTATGTTCTGAGCAAGGAAGAAGGCGGTCGTCACACTCCGTTCTTCAAGGGCTACCGTCCACAGTTCTACTTCCGTACGACTGACGTGACTGGTAACTGCGAGCTGCCAGAAGGCGTTGAAATGGTAATGCCAGGTGACAACATTCAGATGACTGTTACCCTGATCAAAACCATCGCGATGGAAGACGGTCTGCGTTTCGCTATCCGTGAAGGCGGTCGTACCGTCGGTGCTGGCGTCGTAGCTAAAATCATCGAATAA
- a CDS encoding TonB-dependent receptor yields the protein MHNIPGATHTLAQSIRAAGWIFTGLAALPLADALAADSSDQEPTLKSVTVTATRREESLQKVPVAVSVIEGEQLERDNRNGVASIVQQVPSLNFRTGASNKDTSLFVRGVGTISTSPGVEPTVATVIDGVVYARPGQSTLDLLDLERVEVLRGPQGTLFGKNASAGVLNITSKAPTNETHGYIDQSYYSGNESRTRFGIGGSLIPDTLKGSISTLFGTYDGNVDNQHNGQEVNGYNHRGVRGKLEFTPNDDVTFTLIADYMQSHDDGPNGVVSKSLTPAFANALSPVYASSHNRDINTDTRSHVEDTNKGLSGQLDWQLGDYTLTSITAWRGWDNTQYQDGDRLGTVTAAFPGTADKGDLAFDQYSQELRLASPKGEFIEYVGGLFYMHGKDDETYQRTLTTTTRTDRGVADYSTTSDSYAAFGETTLNFTSAFRGIAGLRYTHDELEYDHRRVSTSATTVSGIQPATRSSGSVDEDGWSGRLGVQYDLSDAVTTYLTYSRGYKGPAYNVFFNMQPRDTEALKPETSNTWEAGIKATSWNNRLTTNLAVFHSDYDNYQANFFDTVAGQVVTRLINAGSVSTEGVELDYALQATQQLKLSGALAYTRARIDQFSCPAGAAASCNVNGKPLPFSPDWKSYVRADYSIPLDNGLDIELGTDYSWQSEVQYDISQNADTKQGAYGIWNASVALADYTNGWRVALLGKNLADKSYSPLLASGGSYIYRAVPRDDERYFGVQLRKDF from the coding sequence ATGCACAACATTCCTGGGGCGACACACACACTGGCGCAATCGATTCGCGCCGCTGGCTGGATTTTTACCGGGCTGGCGGCGTTGCCGCTGGCCGATGCGCTGGCCGCTGACAGCAGCGATCAGGAGCCGACTCTCAAGTCGGTGACAGTCACCGCCACCCGCCGCGAGGAGTCGCTGCAAAAGGTCCCGGTGGCGGTCTCGGTGATCGAGGGTGAACAGCTGGAGCGCGACAACCGCAACGGCGTGGCGAGCATCGTCCAGCAAGTGCCGTCGCTGAATTTCCGCACCGGCGCGTCGAACAAGGACACCTCGTTGTTCGTGCGTGGCGTCGGCACGATTTCTACCTCTCCAGGCGTCGAGCCAACGGTGGCCACGGTGATCGACGGCGTGGTCTATGCGCGTCCCGGTCAATCGACCCTCGATCTGCTGGATCTGGAGCGCGTCGAAGTCCTGCGCGGCCCGCAAGGCACGCTGTTCGGCAAAAACGCCTCGGCCGGCGTGCTCAACATCACCAGCAAGGCGCCGACCAACGAGACCCACGGCTACATCGACCAGTCGTACTACAGCGGCAACGAAAGCCGCACCCGCTTCGGCATCGGCGGCAGCCTGATTCCGGACACACTCAAGGGCTCGATAAGCACTTTGTTCGGCACTTACGACGGCAACGTCGATAACCAGCACAACGGGCAGGAGGTCAACGGCTACAACCATCGCGGCGTGCGCGGCAAACTCGAATTCACCCCAAATGACGACGTCACCTTCACCTTGATCGCCGACTACATGCAGTCCCATGACGACGGCCCCAACGGCGTCGTCAGCAAGTCGCTGACCCCGGCATTCGCCAACGCGCTGAGCCCGGTCTACGCCAGCAGCCATAACCGCGACATCAACACCGACACCCGCAGCCACGTCGAGGACACCAACAAAGGCCTGTCCGGCCAGCTCGACTGGCAACTGGGCGATTACACCCTGACGTCGATTACCGCATGGCGCGGCTGGGACAACACGCAGTATCAGGACGGCGACCGTCTCGGCACCGTGACGGCAGCGTTCCCCGGCACTGCCGACAAGGGCGATCTGGCCTTCGACCAGTACTCGCAGGAGCTGCGTCTGGCCTCGCCGAAAGGCGAATTTATCGAGTACGTTGGCGGCCTGTTCTACATGCACGGCAAGGACGACGAGACGTATCAACGCACCTTGACCACCACCACGCGCACCGACCGTGGTGTCGCCGATTACAGCACCACCAGTGACAGCTACGCCGCGTTCGGCGAAACCACGCTGAACTTCACTTCCGCCTTCCGTGGCATCGCCGGCCTGCGCTACACCCACGATGAGCTGGAATACGATCACCGCCGCGTCTCGACGTCGGCGACCACGGTCAGCGGCATTCAACCGGCGACCCGCAGTTCCGGTTCGGTGGACGAGGACGGCTGGTCCGGTCGTCTCGGCGTGCAGTACGACCTCAGTGATGCCGTCACCACGTACCTGACCTATTCGCGCGGCTACAAAGGCCCGGCCTACAACGTGTTCTTCAACATGCAGCCGCGTGACACCGAGGCGCTGAAACCGGAAACCTCCAACACCTGGGAGGCAGGGATCAAGGCCACGAGCTGGAACAACCGGCTGACCACCAACCTTGCGGTGTTCCACAGCGACTACGACAACTATCAGGCGAACTTTTTCGACACCGTTGCCGGGCAAGTAGTGACGCGCCTGATCAACGCCGGCAGCGTCAGCACCGAAGGCGTCGAACTCGATTACGCCTTGCAAGCGACCCAGCAACTCAAGCTCTCCGGGGCACTGGCTTACACCCGTGCACGCATCGATCAATTCAGCTGCCCGGCGGGTGCGGCGGCGTCGTGCAACGTCAATGGCAAGCCGCTGCCGTTCAGCCCGGACTGGAAAAGCTACGTGCGCGCCGACTACAGCATTCCACTGGACAACGGTCTGGATATCGAACTGGGCACCGACTACAGCTGGCAGAGCGAAGTGCAGTACGACATCAGCCAGAACGCCGACACCAAACAAGGCGCCTACGGCATCTGGAACGCCAGCGTCGCGCTCGCCGATTACACCAACGGCTGGCGCGTGGCGCTGCTGGGCAAGAACCTCGCCGACAAGTCCTATTCGCCCCTGCTCGCCAGCGGCGGCAGCTACATCTACCGTGCCGTGCCACGGGATGACGAACGCTACTTCGGCGTGCAACTGCGCAAGGATTTCTGA
- a CDS encoding LacI family DNA-binding transcriptional regulator, with translation MSQEKPRKRRGAGRVTLNAVARQAGVSAITVSRYFNQPESVSPERRERIAAVVAELGYVPNLVAGGLASSRGKIVGMVIPNISGPIFANTIQGFSDTLSRHGYQLLLASSYFSTEQEENAVRAFLGWSPAALVLTSHFHSSGTEKMIAEADIPVIETWDYQPDREPMQIGFSHYEVGATAARYLHDKGYRRIAFVQNSAPGDLSALERRDGYAATVREFGLEPWVFAPDADRAPFEAGKQAMEALMNASPRPEAIIFANDNLAAGGLLAGQRAGLKIPEDCAVLGFGDYPFAEMLLPSLSTIKPPALEIGVLAATRVLESLGVLPSDEVQRLNLLQCQVIEREST, from the coding sequence TTGAGCCAGGAAAAGCCCCGCAAACGCCGTGGCGCCGGACGCGTGACCCTGAATGCGGTGGCGCGCCAGGCCGGTGTATCGGCAATCACCGTGTCACGTTATTTCAACCAACCGGAGTCGGTCTCGCCCGAGCGTCGAGAGCGAATTGCGGCAGTAGTCGCCGAGTTGGGTTACGTGCCGAATCTGGTGGCTGGCGGGCTGGCTTCATCGCGGGGCAAAATCGTTGGCATGGTGATCCCGAACATCTCCGGGCCGATCTTTGCCAATACCATTCAGGGCTTCAGTGACACCCTCAGCCGCCACGGTTATCAACTGCTGTTAGCGTCGAGTTACTTCAGCACCGAACAGGAAGAAAACGCCGTGCGGGCGTTTCTCGGCTGGTCGCCGGCAGCGTTGGTGCTGACCAGCCACTTCCATAGTTCGGGCACGGAAAAGATGATCGCCGAGGCGGACATTCCCGTGATCGAAACCTGGGATTACCAGCCGGATCGCGAACCGATGCAGATCGGCTTTTCGCATTACGAGGTCGGCGCGACCGCTGCGCGTTATCTGCATGATAAAGGCTATCGACGCATTGCCTTCGTCCAGAATAGCGCCCCCGGCGACCTCAGTGCACTGGAACGCCGCGACGGTTACGCCGCCACCGTGCGCGAGTTCGGACTTGAACCCTGGGTGTTCGCCCCCGACGCCGACCGCGCGCCGTTCGAGGCCGGCAAGCAAGCGATGGAGGCGCTGATGAACGCCTCTCCCCGCCCCGAGGCAATCATCTTCGCCAACGACAACCTCGCCGCCGGCGGCCTGCTCGCCGGGCAACGCGCCGGCCTGAAGATCCCCGAAGACTGCGCCGTCCTCGGCTTCGGCGATTATCCTTTCGCCGAGATGCTGTTGCCGAGCCTGAGCACGATCAAACCGCCGGCACTGGAGATAGGCGTGCTGGCGGCAACGCGAGTATTGGAAAGCCTTGGGGTATTACCGAGCGATGAGGTGCAGCGGCTGAATTTACTGCAGTGCCAAGTCATCGAACGCGAGAGCACCTGA
- the birA gene encoding bifunctional biotin--[acetyl-CoA-carboxylase] ligase/biotin operon repressor BirA has protein sequence MLTLLNLLKDGRFHSGQALGLALGISRSAVWKQLQHLEAELGLSINKVRGRGYQLAAPLTLLDPLSIGALAPVWPMTVFDSIDSTNAEALRAISQGRTAPFLVLAERQISGRGRRGRKWVSPFAENLYYSLVLRIEGGMRQLEGLSLVVGLAVMHTLRKLGVSGAGLKWPNDVLVGSRKIAGILLELVGDPADVCHVVLGIGINVNMQVADEVDQQWTSMRLETGKSCDRNALVAELSEQLRDYIQRHQIDGFSALQGEWERDHVWQGRPVSLIAGASHIEGVVLGIDSQGALRLRVDGVEKVFSGGELSLRLRDDS, from the coding sequence ATGCTGACGTTGTTGAATCTTTTAAAGGATGGTCGATTCCATTCTGGCCAGGCTCTGGGGCTAGCCCTGGGTATCAGTCGAAGTGCTGTATGGAAGCAACTGCAGCATCTTGAGGCTGAGCTCGGTTTGTCCATTAATAAGGTCCGGGGTCGAGGCTACCAACTGGCTGCGCCCCTGACTCTACTCGATCCTCTCAGTATCGGCGCCTTGGCCCCGGTTTGGCCGATGACAGTCTTTGATTCCATTGACTCCACCAATGCAGAGGCGCTGCGCGCGATCAGTCAAGGTCGCACGGCGCCGTTCCTGGTGTTGGCAGAGCGGCAAATTTCCGGTCGAGGTCGCAGGGGGCGTAAGTGGGTAAGCCCCTTTGCGGAAAATCTCTATTACAGCCTGGTCCTGCGTATTGAGGGCGGTATGCGCCAGCTTGAAGGGCTTAGTCTTGTTGTAGGTCTGGCGGTCATGCATACCCTGCGAAAGCTCGGAGTGTCGGGTGCTGGATTGAAGTGGCCCAACGACGTATTGGTTGGGAGCAGGAAAATTGCAGGTATTCTTCTGGAGCTCGTAGGCGATCCTGCAGATGTTTGTCATGTGGTGCTGGGCATAGGCATTAATGTGAACATGCAGGTTGCTGACGAGGTTGATCAGCAATGGACGTCCATGCGGCTTGAGACGGGCAAAAGTTGCGACCGCAACGCGCTAGTGGCGGAGTTGAGCGAGCAGCTGCGCGACTATATCCAGCGCCATCAGATCGATGGCTTTTCAGCGCTCCAAGGGGAATGGGAAAGGGATCACGTGTGGCAAGGTCGTCCGGTTTCGTTGATTGCCGGCGCTAGCCATATAGAAGGTGTAGTGCTCGGTATTGACAGTCAGGGTGCGCTGCGCTTGAGGGTGGATGGCGTGGAAAAAGTATTTAGTGGCGGTGAGCTCAGTCTGAGGTTGCGTGATGATTCTTGA
- the nusG gene encoding transcription termination/antitermination protein NusG — MAKRWYVVHAYSGYEKHVMRSLIERVKLAGMEDGFGEILVPTEEVVEMRNGQKRKSERKFFPGYVLVQMDMNEGTWHLVKDTPRVMGFIGGTADKPAPITDKEAEAILRRVADGSDKPKPKTLFEPGEVVRVTDGPFADFNGTVEEVNYEKSRVQVAVLIFGRSTPVELEFSQVEKV; from the coding sequence GTGGCTAAGCGTTGGTACGTTGTGCATGCTTACTCGGGCTACGAGAAGCATGTCATGCGCTCGCTGATTGAGCGCGTAAAGCTGGCTGGCATGGAAGATGGCTTCGGCGAAATTCTGGTTCCCACTGAAGAAGTGGTTGAAATGCGTAATGGCCAGAAGCGCAAAAGCGAACGCAAGTTCTTCCCAGGTTATGTGCTGGTGCAGATGGATATGAACGAGGGTACTTGGCACTTGGTCAAGGATACTCCTCGGGTGATGGGCTTCATTGGCGGTACCGCCGACAAGCCTGCGCCAATCACCGATAAAGAGGCAGAAGCCATTCTGCGTCGCGTGGCTGATGGTAGCGATAAGCCTAAGCCGAAGACTTTGTTTGAGCCAGGTGAAGTGGTTCGTGTTACTGACGGCCCATTCGCTGACTTTAACGGCACTGTCGAAGAAGTTAACTACGAAAAGAGCCGTGTCCAGGTGGCAGTGCTTATTTTCGGTCGCTCTACTCCGGTAGAGTTGGAGTTCAGTCAGGTCGAAAAGGTCTAG
- the secE gene encoding preprotein translocase subunit SecE, translating into MTPKAEAQGSRFDLLKWLVVVALVVVGVVGNQYYAASPILYRVLALLVIAAVAAFVGLQTAKGKSFFVLVKEARTEIRKVVWPTRQETTQTTLIVVAVVLVMALLLWGLDSLLGWLVSLIVG; encoded by the coding sequence ATGACTCCTAAGGCTGAAGCTCAAGGCTCTCGCTTCGATCTGCTCAAGTGGCTTGTAGTAGTTGCTTTGGTGGTTGTAGGCGTTGTTGGCAATCAGTATTACGCTGCTTCGCCGATCCTGTACCGTGTACTCGCTTTGCTCGTCATTGCTGCTGTAGCTGCCTTTGTAGGCCTGCAGACCGCAAAGGGCAAGTCGTTCTTTGTACTGGTTAAGGAAGCGCGCACCGAGATTCGTAAAGTCGTATGGCCAACTCGCCAAGAAACCACGCAGACCACTTTGATTGTTGTGGCTGTGGTACTGGTTATGGCGTTGCTGTTGTGGGGGCTTGATTCCCTGCTCGGCTGGCTTGTTTCCTTGATTGTCGGCTAA